A region from the Vicia villosa cultivar HV-30 ecotype Madison, WI linkage group LG3, Vvil1.0, whole genome shotgun sequence genome encodes:
- the LOC131593550 gene encoding uncharacterized protein LOC131593550 isoform X1 yields the protein MASSSSSTPVSSSTEVPIEFLAPVEDAEERPFIGPLQIPVVNVEAAPGAQELPFIGPIQALVDVEAAGAQEQAPEALVNDEAAGAQEQAPAAPGEAAQELPFMGPFQGPVNNDDISKFNLKECKKRLSIDGFALRRLLVDESWCQVLDQEMEKPYFTTLCDSLQADNRVFCPPRIDIFRAFNYTPFQSVKVVLLGQKKPYAYKGWATGLGYSVPPKVKVRKFPPELQNIFSEVVDEFGGTFPTKGSLEKWALQGVLMLPLSSLTVIENRPTSHSDLGWEQFLNRVISFISDLKTNVVFMLWGKDAEEKIRLIDPAKHCILKAASPSNLSADRGFFGCRNFRLCNDYLQRNGIYPIDWKL from the exons ATGGCGTCTTCATCGTCTTCTACCCCCGTTTCTTCCTCCACGGAAGTTCCGATTGAATTTTTGGCTCCCGTGGAAGATGCAGAAGAACGTCCCTTTATTGGTCCTCTTCAAATTCCGGTGGTCAATGTTGAAGCGGCCCCTGGCGCACAAGAACTTCCCTTTATCGGTCCTATTCAAGCTTTGGTCGATGTTGAAGCCGCAGGTGCACAAGAACAAGCTCCGGAAGCTTTGGTCAACGATGAAGCGGCAGGTGCACAAGAACAAGCTCCGGCGGCTCCCGGGGAAGCTGCACAAGAACTCCCCTTTATGGGTCCTTTTCAAGGTCCGGTTAATAACGATGACATCAGCAAATTTAATCTAAAAGAGTGCAAAAAGAGGCTATCCATAG ATGGGTTTGCCCTGCGCAGATTACTCGTTGACGAATCTTGGTGCCAAGTTTTAGATCAAGAAATGGAAAAGCCTTATTTTACAACATTGTGTGATTCTTTACAAGCTGATAATAGGGTTTTCTGTCCCCCTAGGATTGATATTTTCAGGGCGTTCAACTATACGCCTTTTCAGTCCGTAAAAGTCGTTCTATTGGGTCAGAAG AAGCCATATGCTTACAAGGGATGGGCCACGGGGTTGGGATACTCCGTTCCTCCTAAAGTGAAAGTTAGAAAGTTCCCACCAGAATTACAAAACATTTTTAGTGAAGTCGTTGATGAATTCGGTGGCACCTTTCCAACGAAAGGAAGTTTGGAGAAGTGGGCTTTGCAAGGTGTTCTAATGCTGCCACTATCATCTCTTACAG TCATTGAGAATAGACCCACTTCCCATTCAGACTTGGGCTGGGAGCAATTTCTGAACCGGGTTATCAGTTTTATCTCGGATCTAAAGACCAATGTAGTGTTCATGCTGTGGGGCAAAGACGCAGAGGAAAAAATCAG GTTAATCGATCCTGCCAAACATTGCATTTTAAAGGCTGCTAGCCCTTCTAATTTATCTGCAGATAGAGGTTTTTTTGGATGCAG AAATTTTAGGCTGTGTAATGATTACCTGCAGAGAAATGGTATTTACCCCATTGACTGGAAGCTATGA
- the LOC131593550 gene encoding uncharacterized protein LOC131593550 isoform X2, whose protein sequence is MASSSSSTPVSSSTEVPIEFLAPVEDAEERPFIGPLQIPVVNVEAAPGAQELPFIGPIQALVDVEAAGAQEQAPEALVNDEAAGAQEQAPAAPGEAAQELPFMGPFQGPVNNDDISKFNLKECKKRLSIDGFALRRLLVDESWCQVLDQEMEKPYFTTLCDSLQADNRVFCPPRIDIFRAFNYTPFQSVKVVLLGQKKPYAYKGWATGLGYSVPPKVKVRKFPPELQNIFSEVVDEFGGTFPTKGSLEKWALQGVLMLPLSSLTVIENRPTSHSDLGWEQFLNRVISFISDLKTNVVFMLWGKDAEEKIRLIDPAKHCILKAASPSNLSADRGFFGCRNFRLCNDYLQRNAC, encoded by the exons ATGGCGTCTTCATCGTCTTCTACCCCCGTTTCTTCCTCCACGGAAGTTCCGATTGAATTTTTGGCTCCCGTGGAAGATGCAGAAGAACGTCCCTTTATTGGTCCTCTTCAAATTCCGGTGGTCAATGTTGAAGCGGCCCCTGGCGCACAAGAACTTCCCTTTATCGGTCCTATTCAAGCTTTGGTCGATGTTGAAGCCGCAGGTGCACAAGAACAAGCTCCGGAAGCTTTGGTCAACGATGAAGCGGCAGGTGCACAAGAACAAGCTCCGGCGGCTCCCGGGGAAGCTGCACAAGAACTCCCCTTTATGGGTCCTTTTCAAGGTCCGGTTAATAACGATGACATCAGCAAATTTAATCTAAAAGAGTGCAAAAAGAGGCTATCCATAG ATGGGTTTGCCCTGCGCAGATTACTCGTTGACGAATCTTGGTGCCAAGTTTTAGATCAAGAAATGGAAAAGCCTTATTTTACAACATTGTGTGATTCTTTACAAGCTGATAATAGGGTTTTCTGTCCCCCTAGGATTGATATTTTCAGGGCGTTCAACTATACGCCTTTTCAGTCCGTAAAAGTCGTTCTATTGGGTCAGAAG AAGCCATATGCTTACAAGGGATGGGCCACGGGGTTGGGATACTCCGTTCCTCCTAAAGTGAAAGTTAGAAAGTTCCCACCAGAATTACAAAACATTTTTAGTGAAGTCGTTGATGAATTCGGTGGCACCTTTCCAACGAAAGGAAGTTTGGAGAAGTGGGCTTTGCAAGGTGTTCTAATGCTGCCACTATCATCTCTTACAG TCATTGAGAATAGACCCACTTCCCATTCAGACTTGGGCTGGGAGCAATTTCTGAACCGGGTTATCAGTTTTATCTCGGATCTAAAGACCAATGTAGTGTTCATGCTGTGGGGCAAAGACGCAGAGGAAAAAATCAG GTTAATCGATCCTGCCAAACATTGCATTTTAAAGGCTGCTAGCCCTTCTAATTTATCTGCAGATAGAGGTTTTTTTGGATGCAG AAATTTTAGGCTGTGTAATGATTACCTGCAGAGAAATG CTTGCTAA
- the LOC131593550 gene encoding uncharacterized protein LOC131593550 isoform X3, translating into MASSSSSTPVSSSTEVPIEFLAPVEDAEERPFIGPLQIPVVNVEAAPGAQELPFIGPIQALVDVEAAGAQEQAPEALVNDEAAGAQEQAPAAPGEAAQELPFMGPFQGPVNNDDISKFNLKECKKRLSIDGFALRRLLVDESWCQVLDQEMEKPYFTTLCDSLQADNRVFCPPRIDIFRAFNYTPFQSVKVVLLGQKKPYAYKGWATGLGYSVPPKVKVRKFPPELQNIFSEVVDEFGGTFPTKGSLEKWALQGVLMLPLSSLTVIENRPTSHSDLGWEQFLNRVISFISDLKTNVVFMLWGKDAEEKIRLIDPAKHCILKAASPSNLSADRGFFGCSLLI; encoded by the exons ATGGCGTCTTCATCGTCTTCTACCCCCGTTTCTTCCTCCACGGAAGTTCCGATTGAATTTTTGGCTCCCGTGGAAGATGCAGAAGAACGTCCCTTTATTGGTCCTCTTCAAATTCCGGTGGTCAATGTTGAAGCGGCCCCTGGCGCACAAGAACTTCCCTTTATCGGTCCTATTCAAGCTTTGGTCGATGTTGAAGCCGCAGGTGCACAAGAACAAGCTCCGGAAGCTTTGGTCAACGATGAAGCGGCAGGTGCACAAGAACAAGCTCCGGCGGCTCCCGGGGAAGCTGCACAAGAACTCCCCTTTATGGGTCCTTTTCAAGGTCCGGTTAATAACGATGACATCAGCAAATTTAATCTAAAAGAGTGCAAAAAGAGGCTATCCATAG ATGGGTTTGCCCTGCGCAGATTACTCGTTGACGAATCTTGGTGCCAAGTTTTAGATCAAGAAATGGAAAAGCCTTATTTTACAACATTGTGTGATTCTTTACAAGCTGATAATAGGGTTTTCTGTCCCCCTAGGATTGATATTTTCAGGGCGTTCAACTATACGCCTTTTCAGTCCGTAAAAGTCGTTCTATTGGGTCAGAAG AAGCCATATGCTTACAAGGGATGGGCCACGGGGTTGGGATACTCCGTTCCTCCTAAAGTGAAAGTTAGAAAGTTCCCACCAGAATTACAAAACATTTTTAGTGAAGTCGTTGATGAATTCGGTGGCACCTTTCCAACGAAAGGAAGTTTGGAGAAGTGGGCTTTGCAAGGTGTTCTAATGCTGCCACTATCATCTCTTACAG TCATTGAGAATAGACCCACTTCCCATTCAGACTTGGGCTGGGAGCAATTTCTGAACCGGGTTATCAGTTTTATCTCGGATCTAAAGACCAATGTAGTGTTCATGCTGTGGGGCAAAGACGCAGAGGAAAAAATCAG GTTAATCGATCCTGCCAAACATTGCATTTTAAAGGCTGCTAGCCCTTCTAATTTATCTGCAGATAGAGGTTTTTTTGGATGCAG CTTGCTAATATAA